The Tenrec ecaudatus isolate mTenEca1 chromosome 7, mTenEca1.hap1, whole genome shotgun sequence genome window below encodes:
- the LOC142452641 gene encoding translation machinery-associated protein 7-like: MSGREGGKKPLKQPKKQNKEMDEEEKAFKQKQKEEQKKLEELKAKAAGKGPLATGGMKKSGKK; this comes from the coding sequence ATGTCGGGCCGCGAAGGTGGCAAGAAGCCCCTGAAACAGCccaagaagcagaacaaggagatggacgaggaagagaaggctttcaagcagaaacagaaggaagaacaaaagaaactggAGGAGCTAAAGGCGAAGGCTGCGGGGAAGGGGCCCCTGGCCACAGGTGGAATGAAGAAATCTGGCAAAAAGTGA
- the OPRM1 gene encoding mu-type opioid receptor has translation MKTATNIYIFNLALADALATSTLPFQSVNYLMGTWPFGTILCKIVISIDYYNMFTSIFTLCTMSVDRYIAVCHPVKALDFRTPRNAKIVNVCNWILSSAIGLPVMFMATTKYRHGSIDCTLSFSHPTWYWENLLKICVFIFAFIMPVLIITVCYGLMILRLKSVRMLSGSKEKDRNLRRITRMVLVVVAVFIVCWTPIHIYVIIKALITVPETTFQTVSWHFCIALGYTNSCLNPVLYAFLDENFKRCFREFCIPTSSTIEQQNSTRIRQNTRDHPSTANTVDRTNHQGPLVAKKSKNTLSLKLAAFPKCPLGALDREGRLPGKRGNDTDIFENEDESRFPLTDLFHGVPRFE, from the exons ATGAAGACGGCCACCAACATCTATATTTTCAACCTTGCTCTGGCGGATGCCTTGGCGACCAGTACCCTGCCCTTCCAGAGTGTCAATTACCTGATGGGAACATGGCCATTTGGAACCATCCTTTGCAAGATTGTCATCTCCATCGATTATTATAACATGTTCACCAGCATCTTCACTCTCTGCACCATGAGTGTTGATCGCTATATTGCAGTCTGCCACCCAGTCAAGGCTCTAGATTTCCGTACCCCGCGCAATGCCAAAATTGTCAATGTCTGCAACTGGATCCTATCTTCAGCTATTGGTCTCCCAGTCATGTTCATGGCCACAACGAAATACAGGCATG GTTCCATTGACTGTACCCTGTCATTCTCTCACCCAACCTGGTACTGGGAAAACCTGCTGAAAATTTGTGTCTTCATCTTCGCCTTCATCATGCCTGTCCTCATCATCACCGTGTGTTATGGGCTGATGATCTTACGCCTTAAGAGTGTCCGCATGCTGTCTGGCTCCAAAGAGAAGGACAGGAACCTGCGCAGAATTACCCGGATGGTGCTGGTGGTTGTGGCTGTGTTCATCGTCTGCTGGACCCCCATTCACATTTACGTCATCATTAAAGCCTTGATCACTGTCCCAGAAACTACTTTCCAGACCGTTTCCTGGCACTTCTGCATTGCTCTGGGCTACACAAACAGCTGCCTGAACCCGGTCCTCTATGCATTTCTGGATGAAAACTTCAAGCGATGCTTCAGAGAGTTCTGTATCccaacctcctccaccattgagcAGCAAAACTCCACTCGAATTCGTCAGAACACCAGAGACCACCCCTCCACTGCCAATACCGTGGATAGAACTAACCATCAG GGGCCGTTAGTAGCCAAGAAGAGCAAAAACACATTATCTCTGAAATTGGCAGCtttccccaagtgcccgctgggagcGCTGGACAGAGAAGGGAGGCtgccaggaaaaagaggaaacgaCACTGACatatttgaaaatgaagatgaatcAAGGTTCCCACTCACTGACCTCTTTCACGGGGTGCCACGGTTCGAATGA